From the genome of Persephonella sp.:
CAGTTATAAAGGACAATCTATTTTTTGTAAAAGTAAAAAGTATAAGAGAAATAGAACCAGAAATAACTTATGATATTCAAGTGGCAGAAGAACATGAATTCATAGCAAATGGGATGTTATCCCATAATTGCCTCGGTAAATACCATCCACACGGTGATACATCTGTTTACGATGCCCTTGTTAGAATGGCTCAAGATTTTACCCTTAGGTATCCTCTTATACAGGGGCAGGGGAACTTCGGTTCAATAGATGGTGACCCGCCAGCTGCAATGAGATACTGTGTTGTTGGAGATACATTAATCCACACAGATAAAGGTCTTATAAAAATAAAAGATATAGTTCCAGATAGCAAAGAAAACTCAGATAATCCAGTAGATATAAAAGTTCAGTCTTTAAACAGAAAGATAAACAGTTCTGATATGTTTTTTAATAGCGGAAAGCATAAAACAATAAAGATAGAAACAGAAGAAGGCTATGAAGTAGAAGGAAGCTTTAATCACCCTGTTTTAACATGGACTACAGATGAAAACGGCAAGCCTGTTTATAAATGGAAAACCCTTGACCAGATAAAAGCTGGTGACTATGTGATAGTTAGCAGATTAAATGATATAGAACCATCTGAAGATTTACTTACAGAAGAAGAAGCTATTCTCCTTGGTTCTCTTGTTTCAGAAGGATATATCTCAGACAACAGAGTAGGATTTAATAACACAGATGAGGATTTTGCAAAGCAGTTTGAAACAGCCCTTGTAGGTAGCTATGGAACGGTGGGCTGTAAGTATGAAAGAAAACTTAAAAGCGGAAAAACACTGATTGAATATCAAGTTCATCAAAAGGAAGTTGTTGAGGATATAAAAGAAAAAGGCTTTAGCGAAAAATCAGCAGATAAAGAAGTGCCATATACAGTTTTAAGGTCTTCAAAGAAAATCCAGAGAGCATTCTTAAAGGCACTTTTTGAAGGAGATGGCTCTGTTTATAAAGGGAAAGGAACTGTTGTTATTTCTTACACCTCTAAAAGCAAAAAGCTTTTAAAACAACTGCAGGTTTTACTCCTGAATTTTGGAATTATCTCAAGAATTCACAGAGATAAACAGAACCATAGACTTATCATCTCTGGATATGAAAATGTAAAACTGTTCAAAGAAAAAATAGGGTTTTTAAACACAAAACAGGAAAAACTGGAAAGGCTTTTAATAGAGTTAAATGCAAAAGAAACAGCAAACAGCAAAACAGATTTTATTCCTTTTATAGCTGATTATGTAAGGGAAAAATACAAAGGAAAAGGCTTTAATGAATGGTTCTTAAAACACAATATAGATAGATATCCAAAGATTGAGAAATACTGGGAAAAACTTGAAACAATATTTGATGAAGAAGATTTAGCCCTTTATAGAGAACTTCTTGAAAACAGATACTATTTTGCAAAGGTTAAAACTGTAGAAGAAACGGGAGAAAAAGTTGTTTATTCAATCAGAGTAAATAGCCAATGTCACTCGTTTGTTGGAAACGGGATAATCAACCACAACACTGAAGCCCGTCTCACAAAGCTTGCAATGGAAATGCTTGCTGATATAGATAAAAATACCGTTGATATGAAAGAAAACTTTGATGCTTCCTTAATGGAACCGGAGGTTCTCCCTGCTAAATTCCCAAATCTCATATGCAACGGTGCTGCAGGTATTGCTGTAGGTCTTTCAACAAATATTCCACCTCACAACTTTACAGAAGTTGCAGAGGCACTCAAATATCTGGCTGAGTTTCCAAATGCAACAGTTGAAGAGCTTTGTCAGTTTATAAAGGGCCCTGATTTCCCAACAGGTGGCGTTTTAATAACACCAAAGGAAGAAATAATTAAGATTTATCAAGATGGAAGAGGCTCAGTAACAGTAAAAGGAAAGGCAAGAATAGAAAGACTTCCCGGAAACAGACACAGAATAATCATTTATGAGATACCATATCAGGTAAATAAAGTTGAGTTTATAAAAAGAATTGCAGAGCTTGTCAGAAAAGGACAGGAAAAAGGAATATCAGACCTTAGAGATGAATCAGACAGAGACGGTATCAGAATAATTGTTGAACTAAAAAGAGAAGCTGACCCCGAAAAAGTTCTTAAAAAACTATACAGAAGAACACAGCTCCAAAAATCAATACCTATAAACTTTACTGTTCTGGTAGGGAAACAGCCAAAAACATTAGACCTGAAAGGAATACTATGGGAGTTTATAAAGCATAGAATAGAAGTTATAACTAGAAGAACCCTTTATGAACTTGAGAAAGCAGAAAAAAGACTTCACATAGTAGAAGGTCTGCTTAAAGCCCTTGAAAATGCAGACAGGGTTATTGAAATAGTCAGAGGCTCAAAAGATGTATCCTCTGCAAAAGAACAGCTAAAGGCAGAATTTGGTCTTTCTGATGCACAATCACAGGCTATCCTTGATATGAGACTCTCCAGATTTACAGCCCTTGAAGGAGACAAACTCTATCAGGAAGCCGATGAACTAAGGCTGAAAATAGAGGAATATCAAAGAATTCTTTCTTCAGAAGAAGAAAAGATAAAAGTATTTATTCAAGAGATGGATGAGCTGCTTGAAAAGTTTGGTGATGAAAGAAAAACAATGGTTATGGAAGAAAAAGGAGAGCAGCTCACATTTGATGAAGATTTCATACTGGCAGTTCTAAGCTCAGGAAGAATAATAAACAGAAAATTTGATGAAACAGAAAGTAAAGAAGAAGTTTACCAAAAAGTCCTAAGCGAAGTTATTACATCTGTAGCCCCCGGGGAAAAACTTATTTCCATACAGGAAGTAAAAAGCTCAACTCCTATAGCCTTTATAACAAACAAAGGCAGAGCTTACTGGAGCCTTGTTGCAGACCTTCCAAAAGGAGAAGGAAAGATAAATATTGAAGAAGGGGAAATAGTCGGAACTTCATTTAAAGGTGAAGGAGATGAAGATAGACTGTTTATCCTGACTAAAAAAGGAATAATTAAGAGAATGTCCTATGAGGATATATTCTACAAGTCCCAAAACCATCTGATTATTCCTCTTATGGAAGATGATGAGGTAGTTCAGGCATTCTCAGATGACCATCCATCAGCAATAGCAGTTTATACCAGAAAGGGCGACCTGCTTATGTTTGACAGGTCTCAGGTAAGGGTAACAGGAGATAAAGCAAAAGGTGTAGAAGCCATAGACTTAGATGAAGGGGATGAAGTAAGAGGTGGATTTTTAATAAACAGCGAAGAATATGTCCTGACAATAACAGAAAAAGGATATACAAAGCTTGTTAGAAAAGAAGAGTTTTATACAAAAGAAGGAAAGCTGAAAAAAAGAGCCCAGAAGGGACTTATGGCAGTCAAGCTTTCTAAAGATGATGCTTTATCAGTTGCTACCAGTGTAAATATTGGGGATAACCTGCTACTTTCTACAGAAAAAGGTCGTATCCTGAAACTCAAGATTGACGAGAACACAATACCGGTTGCCAAAAGGACAGCAATGGGTGAACAGCTCATAAAAATAGAAGGTGATAAAGTAGTTAGAGTTGTTAAACCAAAACTTAAAGAGGAAAATCAGGAAGAATAAATGGTTTACATATTACTGATTTTTGGAATCATAGTTGGGCTTTATGCAATTTTTAACAATATCGGCGGAGTCTTCTCCGCCTTTCAATATAAAGATGAAACTCTTGTCATAGGGAAATTCCTCCAAAGTCTCCTTCCTGTCATAGCCGGAGCTGTAATAGTCTGGATTTCAGCCCAAAATCTGTATGATATGATAAAGAAAAAGTAATACTATATCTAATTTAAGTTATAATAATATTGTTCGATGGTTTTTTGGGGGAGGAATATTGATTTCACATATTGATAAGTTAGTAAACCAGACTGTCAATATAGGGGAGGATTTTTATAAAAATATTACTTCTCTTGTAACATATAATGACACAAAAGATAAAGTAACTCTTCTCAGATTGTTTTTAAAAACATATAAAAGCTGCGCTGATTATAACTCTTTACTTTTTATATGTTTTTCCAATGATTTGACAGAAAAGTTGTTTGAGGAACTAAACAAAAGGGAGTTTAGACATCATTACCATATAGATATATGGAAAGAAACAGACAGATTTATAAGGGATTTTGAGGATATATTCAAAAATTTTGAGGCGAAAATGGAAAGTAAAGAATGTCTTTTCTCAGAGCTTATATCCGGTGATTTTAAAGCAAATGTAATAGACATTTATGAAGAGCTTAACAAAATATACGCCGGGATGAAATTTGATAATCTTGATAGATTTGAAGTTAGTATTCAGGAGATGCTTTTTCATCATCTTACATTCTTTGAAATTATCCTCAGAGGTTTGATCCTTACATTAAAAAGTCAATTATAATGTCAGATTTTTCTCTGCCCGAAGTTTATAATTATTAGAAACGAATATTTAAGAGGGTGGTTATGGAGGGTCAAAATAATCTTTGGGGCAGGGAAAAAATACAAAATCGTAGAAAAGATTATTCAAAGGATTTTACAAACTTTCTTATCCTTGATATTGAAACTATAAAAGATACCCAGATGATAGATGATATTCAGGATGAAAAAGTCCTGAAAAAATTGGAAGAGGATGAAAATTATTTTATCCCCCATCCTTATCATCGTATTGTTGCGATTAGTATAATGGGTATCAAAATGCCTGATGGGGATTCTGTTTTCAAAAGTTTTGCCTCAAAAGATGAAAAAAGGTTAATAGAGCTTTTCTGGGAATATTATATGAAAGCACACTCATTTGGGGTTTATAAAACCAAAAGTGGAGATAAGAAAAAAGCTATTTCCCGTTTTCCTGTGCTTATTACCGTAAATGGAAAGGATTTTGACCTGCCTGTAATAAAGCTAAGAAGTTTAAAATACATTCCGGATTTTCCAGACTACAAAAAATTTATCATAAGCACATATCTGGACAGGTTTGATAAATGGGAAAATGATTATCCCAGATATACTATGCATCACACAAAATTCCATATAGATATTCCAGTTGATATTTTTAATAAAAAAGTATCCCTGAAAAACCTGTGTTATCTGTGTGGCATTCCTGTTAAGCAAGAGGGAGATGGTTCTAAAGTTCAGGACTATTTTGATAATGGAGAGCTTGAAAAAATCGCAAAATACTGTGCAGAAGATGTAAAAGCAACGGCATTACTGTTTGCCTATATAAACAAACATCTTTTGTATGAGACATACCTGTTTCCTGATATGGAGTTTATTAAAAGTCTTGAGGGGGATATTCAGGTATTATGAAAGACAGATTTTTTTGTGGAAGCTATTCTTATCTAAAAGAAAAACTCTCAGAAATAATAATTCAAATAAACCAGAACCAGCCTGGAAGTAAACTTACATTTATAGTCCACTCAAACCAGATGAAACAGGCTTTCAAGGAGTATTTAACAGATAAAGCAGGCATACTGGTTAACACAAAATTTTATACTCCCATTGATATAGCAAAGGAACTGGCAGAGGTTGAACCTATTCAGAATTTTGAAAAACAGCTAATACTAAAAAAAATTATGTTTGATAATGGTTTTCAGCTGGAAGGACTTGTTGAGGAATATGGGCTATTAACCCAGCAGATTAAAGAATATGAGATAAATCCAGAAAGAATAAATAATCCTGTAGTCAGAAAAATAGTTCAGGACTATATAAATCTCACCGGAAAAGATATCATTGACAGGGAAGACACACATAAGATTGCCACCGTAAAAGATACTGATTTCCAGACAGATTATCTGTTTATAATCGGTATAAAATCAGTTGCTCCTATTCACCAGAAATTATTTAAAAAGCTTAAGAAACTTTCGAAAAAAATATTTGTATTTTTACCTTTTTTCTTTGATAGCGGATATTATGAAAACCACGACCATTTTAAAACCCTTCGGGCTTTTTATGAAGAACTGGCAGAGACTCCACCTGAGATAGAAAAAATAGATAATCCAAATATTAAAACAGGAAAATACATATATAGATTTTTCTACGAAGGTTTACCGGTAAAAAATCCGGACTTAGATATATATCAGGCAACAGGCATAGAAGAAGAAGTTGAGTATGTTGCAGCAGATATAGCAAACAAGCTTCTTGATGGAGTGCAACCCCATCAGATAGGCGTTATAATCCCTGA
Proteins encoded in this window:
- a CDS encoding DNA gyrase subunit A, yielding MSEIIKQPIEEEVKSAYLDYAMSVIVGRAIPDVRDGLKPVQRRILYAMNELGLYPNKPYKKSARIVGECFVAGTLVNTEKGLKPIEKIERGERVYTQKGLREVTELYIMPPQPLLEVELETGVVNKVTKGQMFKVFDETLTFVWKRADELKEGDYVVLSAKEPDISEYQVVNGLKIDEDIAYLLGLFLADGWIDKDKRGYKRIAFGLDNKSVLDRINEILLKKFAKKENIQHRENHYILKINRKDINDQLIQALNIENKKSENISIPEFIFQSPKSVVFSFLSGFIDGDGSVHLNRNVLNITSISEEFIRALQILLFQYGIISKLFVSQPKENKIGNKTIKGKNKVYSLEISGHFLKKLAETLTLSHSVKQNRLSQIKNFKQSKFDEIPFIASKIFKEFSEKHLGGGWYLSIDGKKVRAGIKYPDGTKIRYSKDLAEKIKLYKNSIFALGIYKKLEIIGSRYKDFIDTVIKDNLFFVKVKSIREIEPEITYDIQVAEEHEFIANGMLSHNCLGKYHPHGDTSVYDALVRMAQDFTLRYPLIQGQGNFGSIDGDPPAAMRYCVVGDTLIHTDKGLIKIKDIVPDSKENSDNPVDIKVQSLNRKINSSDMFFNSGKHKTIKIETEEGYEVEGSFNHPVLTWTTDENGKPVYKWKTLDQIKAGDYVIVSRLNDIEPSEDLLTEEEAILLGSLVSEGYISDNRVGFNNTDEDFAKQFETALVGSYGTVGCKYERKLKSGKTLIEYQVHQKEVVEDIKEKGFSEKSADKEVPYTVLRSSKKIQRAFLKALFEGDGSVYKGKGTVVISYTSKSKKLLKQLQVLLLNFGIISRIHRDKQNHRLIISGYENVKLFKEKIGFLNTKQEKLERLLIELNAKETANSKTDFIPFIADYVREKYKGKGFNEWFLKHNIDRYPKIEKYWEKLETIFDEEDLALYRELLENRYYFAKVKTVEETGEKVVYSIRVNSQCHSFVGNGIINHNTEARLTKLAMEMLADIDKNTVDMKENFDASLMEPEVLPAKFPNLICNGAAGIAVGLSTNIPPHNFTEVAEALKYLAEFPNATVEELCQFIKGPDFPTGGVLITPKEEIIKIYQDGRGSVTVKGKARIERLPGNRHRIIIYEIPYQVNKVEFIKRIAELVRKGQEKGISDLRDESDRDGIRIIVELKREADPEKVLKKLYRRTQLQKSIPINFTVLVGKQPKTLDLKGILWEFIKHRIEVITRRTLYELEKAEKRLHIVEGLLKALENADRVIEIVRGSKDVSSAKEQLKAEFGLSDAQSQAILDMRLSRFTALEGDKLYQEADELRLKIEEYQRILSSEEEKIKVFIQEMDELLEKFGDERKTMVMEEKGEQLTFDEDFILAVLSSGRIINRKFDETESKEEVYQKVLSEVITSVAPGEKLISIQEVKSSTPIAFITNKGRAYWSLVADLPKGEGKINIEEGEIVGTSFKGEGDEDRLFILTKKGIIKRMSYEDIFYKSQNHLIIPLMEDDEVVQAFSDDHPSAIAVYTRKGDLLMFDRSQVRVTGDKAKGVEAIDLDEGDEVRGGFLINSEEYVLTITEKGYTKLVRKEEFYTKEGKLKKRAQKGLMAVKLSKDDALSVATSVNIGDNLLLSTEKGRILKLKIDENTIPVAKRTAMGEQLIKIEGDKVVRVVKPKLKEENQEE